Part of the Nicotiana sylvestris chromosome 5, ASM39365v2, whole genome shotgun sequence genome is shown below.
TGTGATTGAAGTgaatgtctcaaatgaggcggcctagccgatcaggtcgagatcagactccgctcaagatagcggtggtaatgtgaacaatgttgaacagtatgaaatgccccaaactaatggctatggaaacatgatgtgaaaatttgtatgattcttttatattgataatgttgtgatcgtttaaagcctttgagttatacttgtgatttccttatgTGTGGtttgaaagttctttctaactagatggtgtttagttatacatactagtactattccatggtactaacgtcccttttgctgggggcgctaTATTTTTAAATGAGTGAAGGTGGATCTATTGCGGATAGTGTCGATCGCGCGTAGCGGAGTGCCTTCtgctcaaagtcttggtgagcccctttctccttcaaggggttatattgcacatcttttgttgtagacttctacttttgaggtatagccgaggCCTTGTTGTCGGCATTGTCATACTGGCCTTTTACATCCTTAGAGgctagacatatgtgtgggttatgtacgggtgttggatgggtctatgaactatgaTGTAATTCTAATTCTCACTTTTCTAAAGTGTAtttgtatggaatcttggaattTATCAATGGTTtaatgttgtgatttaaaatgaactaacattgtagaatgcactatctttcctcgtctaaataaatgaatgaaagcatggtttccttattcgtATCGAGTTGGCTAGGAAGTTTTCGATAAGGCTTCCTCAGTtgggtttactcgattgagcgtcggtcgtGCCTCTCGAGGTTGGGGCATGGCAAACTTGGTATCGGAGCCtgaggttttaaagtgtcctaggatgtctcggatctgtatctagtagagtccttcttatcggtgtgtagtcgaccacatctataagttggaggctacttgggcatttaggaataacacccttctttgatattctggatcCTGCGGTGAAACTGTTCCCTCTCTAATTAGTGCATTAttctatctttcagtaaatgtcacctaagaagaaagcgagaattggCTAGGAAGCCAATGCTAATGCCACTTTAGGAGTGGCTGATGATTCACTGCTTGATACTATGAGTGGGGGAAGCCGTCCTTCTATCACTCTACCTGAATCTTCTATTCCAGAGAAGACTACCCCAGTTCCTACACCTATGGAAGTTACCACTATCCCTCCTGTTGATACCTCTATCTCGCCTCCAGCCCTAGTTTCCGATTCTGGTATTTCTGATGGGGATATTAGAGGAGCTATTCAGATGTTGacccagctagtggcctctcaggcccAGAGGTCAAATGTTGTGCCTAGTTCATCCAGCCAGCAAGGGGATTCTACTAGTTCTAGGGTGAACAGGtttcttcagttagaccctcTGGTGTTCACAAgtgccaatccagaagaagaccctcAGGATTTCAATGATGAGAAgcacaagaccctcagggttatgcgtgCAGTTGAGATGGAAGAAGTAGAGTTGGCTTCCTACCGAGAGGAGGGGCACCCTCTGACGAGGTGGAGCGAGTTTGCTGatgcctttatagatcatttcATGCCCGCTGAGACAAGGGCAACCCATGCAACatagtttgaaaatttgaagcaaGGTAAcagaagtgtgtgggagtaccataTGGCGTTTGCTCGCCTGTCCAAATATGTTATTCACATGCTACCCACAATGGAGGCTAGGGTACGTCGGTTTGTTCAAGGCCTTAAtcctttgactattaatgaggcttctacggctgcattgaattctgacatgaattatgggaagatagTAGCATTTGCTTAGGCCACAGAGAACCGTAAAttgaagaacagaatggagaGAGAGGATAGCAACAAGGCCCGGTCTACAGGCAACATAGgagagtcactaggtgggggaagatcagctttcaggggaggatcatcagggTATTCCCAGTCGTTGCATAGTCTTCAGCCAGTGCACCGCCATTAGGGCCCAGGCAGCAGCAGTGGAGTCATTTCAGGCCCGGTCAGGGCAACAGGTGATCCCATCAGCGGGGTCGGTCAGTAGAGAGGTTCCAGCAGTAGAGGTCCCCGTGCCCTAGGTGCGGGAAGATGTACtcagggacttgctatctagagttacctatatgctatggatgtgggatgaggggtcatattCAGAGACATTGTCGTGTATTCCGCCAGGGAGTGGGTAGGGGCACAACTCATTCATCCAATCCAGCAACTGCTACATCTTCAGTCTCCTCCCCAGATCGAGGCACCCCAGCACCCGCAGGTCATGGTGCTTCTAGGGGTGGTGCGCAGAGTTCGGGAAGACCCATccggttctatgctatgagtggtcgccagaCTGCAGAGGCTTCtacagatgttgttacaggtattctaaCTGttcaatctcatgatgtgtatgcacttattgaccctggttccaccttgtcctatgttaccccttttgttgctatgggATTCGGGATACAACCGGATCAGCTTTATGATCCATTTTTGGTGTCTACCCCGATTGGTGAGTCCATTACGGTTGCTCGAGTTTATAGAGGTTGTGTTTTTACGGTACGGGTAGGGATACCACGGCCGATCTTATTGAGTTAgggatggtcgactttgatgtaataatgggaatggattgtcTTTATTCCCGctttgccaaacttgattgtcAGACTAGAACTAtaaggcttgaatttcctaatgagcccaTTATTGAATGGgagggagataatgtagtgcctagaggtcggtttatttcctaccttaaggccacgaagatgatcaagaaggggtgtatctatcatttagttcgGGTTGCGGACACCAATGCGGAGGCGCCTAGCCTTGAGTCCTTGCCAGTTTTGAATAAATTTCTGGATGtcttcccagatgaactccctaGAATTCCTCCagacagggagattgattttgggatcaaCGTGATGCCAGGCACGgagcctatatcaattccaccttacaggATGGCACAGgcagaattgaaagagctaaaagaaaaattgaaggatttgctagagaagggtttcatccggctgagtgtgtcaccatggggtgcaccgatcttgtttgtaaggaagaaagatgggtcgctatggatgtgtattgactaccagcaactcaacaaagtcacaatcaataataaatatcctctaccaaggatagatgacttgtttgatcaattgcaaggtgctacgtGTTTCACAAAAATTGACTTGCGATctgggtatcatcaattgaagataagggaacaggatattccaaaaatagcttttaggactcggtatgggcacttcgaatttatggtgatgtcttttgggataaCAAATGCCCTGACATTTTTCATGGATCTCATGAGTCGAGTCTTCAAaccttttctagactcctttgtgatagtgttcattgacgatattcttgtgtattcccaaagtcgggaggaccatgctggccatctcagggcagttttgcagacttttcagcaacatcaattgtatgcaaaattttcaaaatgtgaattttggcttgaatctgtcgcgttcttgggtcatgtcgtttccggggaaggaattatggttgatcctcaaaagattgcagtagtgaagaattggcctagaccttcCACTCCAACGGAGATtcgtagtttcttgggtttggctagGTACTATAGGatatttgtggaggggttttctactcttgcctctccattgactaaattgacgtaGATAGAAGTTAAATTCCAATGGTCTGATGCTTGTGAGAGGAGTTTTCAGGGATTAAAATCAAGGTTGACAACAGCACCGGTATTAGCCCTGTCAGAGGGTATagagggatttgtggtgtattgcgatgcttcaagaGTCGGGCTCGGGTGTGTGCTAATGCAACACGGCAAGGTTATAGCCTATGTTTCTAGGCAACTTAAGAATCacgaaaagaactatccaacctaTGACTTAGAGCTGGCGGCAATAGTGTTTGCGCTAAATATTTggtgacattatttgtatggggtccatgtgaaTGTATTTATGGATGATAAgtgccttcaatatattttcaagcagaaagagttgaatctgAGGCAAAGAAGATGGGTAGatttactcaaggactatgacattgatattctctatcacccgggaaaggctaatattgtggcagatgctcttagtcgaaaatctatgggaagtttagctcatttggaggcatattAGATGtcgttggccagggaggttcaccagttggctagtttgggagttcgccttgtGGACTCTAATGAAGGAAGGGCAATTATAtagaatagggctgaatcatcaTTTGTGGCGgaggtgaaagagaagcaattcaaTGATTCGTTGTTAGCAAAActgaaggaggggattcataCGCACAAGACCACAACTTTCTCCcttggcatgaatgatggtaccctacggtaccaagaccgCCTATGTATTCCGGATATTGATGGTCTTCGGGAAAgaatcatggcagaagctcacacttccaggtattccgtgcacccaggttctataaaaatgtatcatgatctcaaggaagtttATTGGTAGAACAACATGAAGAAGGATATGGCAGAGTTTGTGGAAAAAtgtctgaattgtcagcaagtgaaggctgaATATCAAAGGCCCAGTGGATTGGCTTAAAGCATAGAAATTTCAATGTGGAAATAGGAGATGATTAACATGGATTATGTGGTAGGATTTTCTCGCACTCCTTGCAAGTTCAACTCAATTTAGGTAATCGTGGGTCGACTCATAAAATTAGCGCACTTCTTGCTAGCTAAAGCTACCGACACAGCggaacagtatgctcagttgtatatcaaagaaatagtcaggttgcatggcagtCCAGTCTcgatcatttcagatagaggggctcagttcacagccaacttttggaagaaatttcagcaaggtctgggtacgcaggtaaatcttagcacaacgTTTCACCCTCAAACCGACGGGCAAGCAGAGCaaactattcagacgcttgaagacaTTTTGGgtgcttgtactcttgattttaagggtagttgggatgaccatttgccactgatagaatttgcttacaacaatagcttccatgctagtatccagatagcaccattcgaggcattgtatggtaggagatgtaggtctcccattgggtggtttgagGTTGGAGAAGCGGAATTGATAGAGCCGaacctcgtgcatcaggccatggagaaagtcaataTTATTAAGGataggttgaaaactgctcagagtcgccaaaagtatTACTCAAATATTCGTcgcagagatttagagttcaaagaagatgattgggtatttttgaaggtttcccctatgaagggcgtcatgcGGTTTGGAAAGAATGGAAAATTAAGTCTGAGGTATATCGGACTATacaaaatcattcagaggattggtcaggtggcatacaagctcgagctgccatccgagatgtcattggtacacccgGTCTTTTATGTGTCTGTGTTGAGAgaggtagtgggagatccatccactattgtgccagttgacactattgaggttaatgaagagttGTTGTATGAAGAAGTtctagttgccattcttgataggcaagttcggaaattgagaaataaggaaattgactCCGTGAAAGTGGTATGGCGGAACCAGAAAGTTGAGGAAGCCATTTGGGAAGCggatgaaatgaaaaagaagtacccacacttgtttgaatagtcatgtaatagcttcTATGCATTTAGCTCCTATACACTactatcttttgatttgatctatgtaagACTGTCCTGTTGGGTTATATATTGCATATGCGGCCATGGTTAGTATGGTGCGAGTCATGTTATGTCTGTGAGATGTGTATATGTTGTTAGGATAGGTTTCTGAGGCTCTcggacaggtggataggcctagatacaaaggaaactctggtgAAATTTTCGGAAAATTTAGGAAGTTAGCCAAATTTGGAGTCTATTAATATGATTTTAGGTTGTAAAAAGGCAGAAGATTGCATAAAGACTGATAataagtgaaccttgatcctcattcgaggacgaatgatcttaagtgggggaggatgtgaggccccgtgaaaatttctactcaaaacccCGAGTCTTGTGCtgccaagttaggatcatgtgttagaaattcattAAATTCTTAGATCGCCGCGGTTCCGACCTTTTGGATTGATCTATGCGTTAAAAAATTAAGAAACTATGTTTTCCAAAAAAGTGTATTttgtggtccattatgcggtcgctTAATAGGAATGTGGACCGCATAGTCGCCGTAGAGTCAATCAGTGTGTTGGTCAATTTGAGGttaactatgcggccaattatgtgatcgcataatcgGTATGCAGGCCGCATAGTCAACCCAAAATTCCCTTGAAATTGTTTTGTGAAGGCAGTTCTGCGGCACATTATGCGGCCGCAGAACAAGTATGCGGACCACATTTCCGTcgcatacccaggcagtgtgtCCAGTTTTTGggagcatttttgcggtccattttgcGGACCGCATGTCAGGTATGCGATCGCAGATTTGAGTTGGGGCTCcagttttctaaattttaaacccgaccccctaTCGTTATATCCTAtgcaatagctcattttgagcctatttcCTAACACTCTTAGAGTGAGGGAGAGAGGGGTCTAAGAGAGGGAAAGTACTTTCCATCGAAATTACTCCATGAATCCTTGTTAAAttattgaagataatcaagtgggGGACCTAAaccttcatcccaagaggtaagacttcatcacCTCAGCTCTTATTTTTACACATAGCTACAAGGGGTCATTAGTAaggtaattcatggggataaGGGGGATTGCATTGCATGTATGTATTCTTGAAGAATATGAGGAATTATATATAAAGAGGCATGGGTAATGGGCTAGTGTAATCATGCATAAAAGAACCATAAGGCCTTAATGAACACAAAATGCTCGATAAAATGCTCAAGGGATCTTAGATTATGATCTTTTCTTGATTATGAGTTAAATTGTGCTATGTTGgttaaatagattgaagtgcaAAAATTCCGGAACGTTATAGGATTAAAGAAAGCTCGGTTGAGGtttgtatggctaaaaccccgtcttctagaaattgagctccgtcgGGGTTTGTGTAaatatggtaagattaaagttgaattgttgtattgattgttgTTTTACATGAATTTGAGATTGCAACCTTATTtgcgtgaaagatgtgtctcaatatgatcaatgtgctattcttgataacttgagACGGTGCAAGGAACAAGAATCTtgtattgaaatgcttagaccttaaatcaagattgaagctgcatatatTGTGCTATCTATGAGAAGTCTCATCTATGCTTACAaattatttgctcttgtgtgcacctatTATCCTAGATTtcaaatctaacattgaaattgggaatgatgtgtGATGTGGCCTAGTGCCGAATTTATGATGTGACAGTTGTGGCCCCAGCTGCCTATGAAATGATTTATGGGaatcaaagattgaaatgagaggATTGATGGAAAGAGgaaacgccttggtaaggcggaCTAGCcaatcgggccgagatcggacgccatgctacGCTCATGGTGGTAATGTGTTTGTGATTGAAGTGAATGTCTCAAATGAGGTGGCCTAGCCGATCTGGTCGAGatcagactccgctcaagatagagGTGGTAATGTGAACAATgttgaacagtatgaaatgcccctaactaaaggctatggaaacatgatgtgaaaatttgtatgattcttttatattgataatgttgtgatcgtttaaagcttttgagttatacttgtgatttccttatgTGTGGcttgaaagttctttctaactagatggtgtttagttatacatactagtactattgcatgatactaatgtcccttttgctgggggcgctatatttttaaatgaatgtaggtggctctatTGCGGATAGTGTCGATCGCGCATAGCGGAGTGCCTTCtgctcaaagtcttggtgagctcctttctccttcaaggggttatattgcacatcttttgttgtagacttctacttttgaggtatagtcggggccttgttgtcggcattGCCATACTTGTCTTTTaaatccttagaggctccgtagacatatgtgtgggttatgtacgggtgttggatgggtctacgaactatgATGTAATTCTAATTCTCACTTTTCTAAAGTGTAtttgtatggaatcttggaattTATCGACGGTTTATTGTTGTTatttaaaatgaactaacatgccccaaactaaaggctatggaaacatgatgtgaaaatttgtatgattcttttatattgataatgttgtgatcatttaaaacttttgagttatacttgtgatttccttatgTGTGGcttgaaagttctttctaactagatggtgtttagttatacatactagtactattccatggtactaatgttccttttgccgggggcgctatatttttaaatgaatgtaggtggctctatTGCGGATAGTGTCGATCGCGCGTAGCGGAGTGCCTTCTGCGCAAAGTCTTGGTGAGctcctttctccttcaaggggttatattgcacatcttttgttgtagacttctacttttgaggtatagccggggccttgttgtcggcattgtcatacttgtcttttacatccttagaggctccgtagacatatgtgtgggttatgtacgggtgttggatgggtctacgaactatgATATAATTCTAATTCTCACTTTTCTAAAGTGTAtttgtatggaatcttggaattTATCGACGGTTTATTGTTGTTATTTAAAATGAACTAAtatgccccaaactaaaggctatggaaacatgatgtgaaaatttgtatgattcttttatattgataatgttgtgatcgtttaaaacttttgagttatacttgtgatttccttatgTGTGGcttgaaagttctttctaactagatggtgtttagttatacatactagaactattccatggtactaatgttccttttgccgggggcgctatatttttaaatgaatgtaggtggctctatTGCGGATAGTGTCGATCGCGCGTAGCGGAGTGCCTTCtgctcaaagtcttggtgagcccctttctccttcaaggggttatattgcacatcttttgttgtagacttctacttttgaggtatagtcggggccttgttgccggcattgtcatacttgtcttttacatctttagaggctccgtagacatatgtgtgggttatgtacgggtgtttgatgggtctacgaactatgATGTAATTCTAATTCTCACTTTTCTAAAGTGTAtttgtatggaatcttggaacttATCGACGGTTtaatgttgtgatttaaaatgaactaacatTGTAGAGTGCACTATCTTTCATCATCTAAATAAatgaatgaaagcatggtttccttattcgtttcgagttgggtaggaagtgttcGGTAAGGCTTTCTGTGTTGGGTTTGCTTGATTAAGCGCCGGtcacgcctcccgaggttggggcgtgacaaacttggtatcagaccCAGAGGTTTTAAAGTCTCCTAGGATGTCTTggaaccgtgtctagtagagtccttcttatcggtgtgtagtcctccaaactcataagccctcaacgaggtAGCACGGAAATCAcgaaacatctccaaaagggaaaTATATCCCGAGCACTCGGAGATTGGAATTGCAAACTCAGAATGCGCATGATCTCAGGGTCGGAATCTCcaaaaatcgtaagccctcaatgaggcaattccaagctcacgagtaacggcccccgagcctaagcaaactcgatgactcggagactatcgcCAATCGCCATTTATTTAAAAACCCGTGGCCGTAAGACCCCGaacgggcagactcggtctagtAAGACCTATTTAAGCAACAAcgaaaattgtaagacctcaagcaaggcatgaatcatacttgtaccaagtatcaacaaaactgtatGACCttaaaaggcatgaaaattttgtaagaccttactacaggtaTAAACTCAATCCCGacgtttaggctatatgtcgcatttgtaagactcctaaaagggcataccctcaatataaatgcctaaactactacactcaggaccaaaaaatggctccggccaaacacaaatgactacggtcatacggCTGTACCAGCCGAATTAACGCGACTCGAGGATACCTGACTGTTGCTACAAAttataggccattacttcgaatctacttcgaaaccGGTTAAATAGACTACCCTCGACAGGCGAAAGATCTTCAACCAtttcagctccaaatcacaagaaTTCGAGCTATTCAaactacgagctaaaccttctgagCTGCTCGAACATTGCCGcaaacaacttgaaatcgaggttcttcccgaaccgatgatgggtcaggaaaaatcatttcaaaatgtccttaacgagaggaaaacaaagcctatatatgcctaagggcaaagcataagagccattgtcgccatcctaacgagcctcagggccacacaatAAAAAGTCACATCGACTGAAAGCATAAGAGCCACCATCACCAGCTGAAAAtgtgaaaacttgagggtcaaaatgagctcgagtcgtaacccgatttagagatcgaacccaaaatagttaactatatgtgcctaagggcaaagcgtaagagccattttcACCAGGCTAACGAGCCTTAGGGCCACACATATAAAAGgttgcttcgacccaaggcgtaagagccattgtcgccaacccgCACAAataaaaaacttgagggtcgattgagcttgagtcgaaacccgactcggaggctaaacccaaaatagttaaaatacatatgcccaagggcaaagagcaagagctattgtcgccagcctaatgagccttatGGTCGTATCACAGATTTAAAGATTTATGCTAGCTCAAATGTCGAATCGACCTGGTTGAAATTTTGACAAATAGAAATACGGAAGACACAAATTGCGGAGTTCCCCCCTACACATACAGATGATAAAATACAAGCTCTGTTTACAACATACTGAGAAAGCTATGTACACAAGAACAAGACAGGAAATGAACGTCCCCCCTCAGTGGCTATGGCCCTGCGGCACCTTCTTCGTCATCTTCAACATTGGACAGAAGGAACTTTGCATCATACTCCCCccctttggcttgctcgatctcttcTGAGAGATCAAAGCCCTTGGCATGAATCTCCTTGAGAACTTCCCTCCGATATTTGCACATCGCATACTCCTTGCTACTGCTTGTACGATTGAGTGCCCTCTTCAGTTCAGCTTTAGCAACGATAGCACTTTTCAAATAGGCCATCACTTTGTGTTCTGCCCTGGTGCTGCTCGTCACGATCTCGGCCCGGACATTCACCATCTCGGCCTTCGCCTTCGAATGCTCAGACAAAAGCCTTGCGATCATATCCGCCCGTGCAGAATCATTTGCACGAACGGTCTGGATTTGCACCTCAAGAGCAGAAACCATGGCTAGAGCACTCTCTTTGGCCGCAAAATGGGCACTTACATGCGCCTGCAGCTCGATAAATTCGCGTTTTGGCTCCGGTCCACCTCGCGCCACAGGGAAACCAGATGGCTTTCCTTTTCCGCACAAAGAATCTTAAGGGATTTTCCCTACCCAAAGCCTTTGGCAACGGGGCCTCACAGTGAAGCAGCTCATATTTGAGCCTGTCGGAGGCCTACCAAAGAAaactaaatgaaaaaagagaatagCGCGGGACTGGAACGATATCACAGCGATCAAAAACTCACCATAAGGCCTAGCCGCTGAGCCTCGCCAAAGGCCAAGCATATATCCGATGGCTTTCTTTCTTCAGAAG
Proteins encoded:
- the LOC138868734 gene encoding uncharacterized protein, yielding MEKVNIIKDRLKTAQSRQKYYSNIRRRDLEFKEDDWVFLKVSPMKGVMRFGKNGKLSLRYIGLYKIIQRIGQVAYKLELPSEMSLVHPVFYVSVLREVVGDPSTIVPVDTIEVNEELLYEEVLVAILDRQVRKLRNKEIDSVKVVWRNQKVEEAIWEADEMKKKYPHLFE